The following are from one region of the Balaenoptera acutorostrata chromosome 18, mBalAcu1.1, whole genome shotgun sequence genome:
- the GPR12 gene encoding G-protein coupled receptor 12, with product MNEDPKVNVSGLPRDYLDAGAAGNVSAAVSSQVPGVEPEPELVVNPWDIVLCTSGTLISCENAIVILIIFHNPSLRAPMFLLIGSLALADLLAGIGLIINFVFAYLLQSEATKLVTIGLIVASFSASVCSLLAITVDRYLSLYYALTYHSERTVTFTYVMLIMLWGTSICLGLLPVLGWNCLQDESTCSVVRPLTKNNAAILSISFLFMFALMLQLYIQICKIVMRHAHQIALQHHFLATSHYVTTRKGVSTLAIILGTFAACWMPFTLYSLIADYTYPSIYTYATLLPATYNSIINPVIYAFRNQEIQKALCLICCGSIPSSLSQRAPSPSDV from the coding sequence ATGAATGAAGACCCGAAGGTCAATGTAAGCGGGCTGCCTCGGGATTATTTAGATGCCGGAGCTGCGGGGAACGTCTCGGCTGCCGTCTCTTCCCAGGTTCCTGGCGTGGAGCCGGAGCCAGAGCTGGTTGTCAACCCGTGGGACATTGTCTTGTGTACCTCGGGAACCCTCATCTCCTGTGAAAATGCCATCGTGATCCTTATCATCTTCCATAACCCCAGCCTGCGGGCCCCCATGTTCCTGCTGATAGGCAGCCTGGCGCTTGCAGACCTGCTGGCCGGCATTGGACTCATCATCAATTTCGTCTTCGCCTACCTGCTGCAGTCAGAAGCCACCAAGCTGGTCACCATTGGACTGATTGTcgcctctttctctgcctctgtctgcaGCTTGCTGGCTATCACTGTTGACCGCTACCTCTCCCTGTATTACGCTCTGACCTACCACTCGGAGAGGACGGTCACGTTTACCTATGTCATGCTTATCATGCTCTGGGGGACGTCTATCTGCCTGGGGCTGCTGCCCGTCCTGGGCTGGAACTGCCTCCAAGACGAGTCCACCTGCAGCGTGGTCAGACCCCTCACCAAGAACAACGCCGCCATCCTCTCCATCTCCTTCCTCTTCATGTTTGCGCTCATGCTTCAGCTCTACATCCAGATCTGTAAGATCGTGATGAGGCACGCCCACCAGATAGCCCTGCAGCACCACTTCCTGGCCACCTCGCACTACGTGACCACCCGGAAGGGGGTCTCCACCCTGGCCATCATCCTGGGGACCTTTGCTGCTTGCTGGATGCCTTTCACCCTCTATTCCTTGATAGCTGATTACACCTACCCCTCCATCTACACCTATGCCACCCTCCTGCCCGCCACCTACAACTCCATCATCAATCCTGTCATATACGCTTTCAGAAACCAAGAGATCCAGAAAGCCCTCTGCCTCATCTGTTGCGGCAGCATCCCGTCCAGCCTCTCGCAGAGAGCGCCGTCCCCCAGCGACGTGTAG